AAGAAGGTGATGTTTTTTATCTAAAAAAAGGAAGCGTAATTACACCTCTTCCAACAAGAAAAAAAGATTTACTTAAAGCTTATCCTAAAAACGCAAAAAAAATAAAGACTTACCTAAAAGAAAATAAAATTTCTTTGAAGAAAGAAAGAGATTTGATAAGATTAGCTAGTTACTTAGCTACCCTTTAAAATTAAAAACATATAAAAAAGATGGCTAGAATTAGCCATCTTTTATTGTTAATTATTATTGATATAAATTATGAACACACAAGATTGGATAGATAAAATCTACAACCTGACATTAGAGTTTGGACCAAAGCTAATTGGAGCTTTTTTAATATGGATTATTGGAGGATTTATCATTAAATTATTAATGAAAGGTGCTCACAAAGCAATGACAAAAAGTAATTATGATGATAGCTTAAAAAAGTTTTTATCTAATTTAATTGGTTGGGCTTTAAAAATATTATTGATAGTCGTTATACTTTCAACGGTTGGTATTGAGACAACATCTTTTGCCGCTATTTTAGCAGCTGCAGGTTTAGCTGTTGGTATGGCGTTACAAGGCTCACTAGGCAACTTTGCTGGCGGTGTGCTAATCATGATTTTTAAACCTTTTAAAATTGGAGATTTAATCGAAGTTCAAGGTCAAATAGGAGTAGTAAAAGAGATTGAAATTTTTACAACTAAGTTAACCGGTCTATCTAATCGCGAAATTATTTTACCAAACGGAAATCTATCAAACGACACGATTATAAACTTTACTACTGAAGGTACTAGACGTGTAGATTTAGTTTTTGGAATTGGCTATGATGAAGATATTAAAAAAGCTAAAGAGGTTTTTATATCAGTTTTAAAAGCGCACCCTAAAGTATTAACTTCAATAGAGCCAACCGTAGATGTTATAGAACTTGCTGATAGCTCAGTAAATTTTGCAGTAAGACCTTGGTGTAATACTGAGGACTACTGGCGTGTCTACTTCGATATTACTGAACAAACTAAAATTGCTTTAGATGAGGCTGGTATCGACATACCATATCCTCATGCAGTAGAAATTCAGAAAGAAGGCTAAGTCTTTTTAGGCTTTAAAGCCACAAAATCTTTTAGATAATAAGGTTCAAAATAAGCGACATTTTCAAAGTCGCTTTTTTTGTAATTACTATTTGCCAACTTAGCCATTGTTGACGCTGAAGGTAGTTTTCCGTCTATAAAAATAGCATTATGATGATTGATAATGGTTTTTGTTTTTTCGACGCCATTACCGATAAAATTAACTTTACCGTTTTCTAATTCAGATTGAAAACTAGTTGCATCTATAATCTGTGCCTGTATTTCTCTCTTAATTTTATAATCTGAATTGTAAATCGCAGAATAAACTTCCATTCGTCTAGCATCTAACATTGGGACAATATAACCTTCATCTATGTCAACTTGGTGCGCCAAAGCCTCTAAAGTAGAAATGGAAATTAACGGTTTATCTAGTGCGTAACAAAGTCCTTTTGCTGTAGACACACCGATACGCAAACCTGTATAAGAACCTGGTCCTTTACTAATAGAAATAGCATCTAAATTATTTTTAGAAATACCTGAAGTGTTAATAACGTCCATTACAAATAAATGGAGCTTCTCTGCATGAGAATAACCAGCATTATTATCTTCTTTTAAAACCAAAATCTCCTCATCTTTAGATAAGGAGACTGAACAATTGGTTGTACTTGTTTCTATATTTAGAATTAAAGCCATCGGCTAATCTTCAGATTTTTCTTCTTCGGTAGTTGTCTTTTTATTTTTCTCCTCGATTTTATCTCCAGGCTTCAATGTCTTAGATACCATATTGTATGGTCCAGTAATGATTTTATCACCTTCTTTTAAACCCGAAATGATTTCAATATTAGTATCGTCCTGAATACCTGTTTTTACTACTCTAAGTTTAGCAACACCATTTTCATTTACAAAAACACATTCAAACTTTTCTTCTTCTTTTGAAGAAGGTACGTCTGTCTCAATCTTTTTTCCATAAGTTTTCTTTGCAGAACTTGTATCTGTTTTGATAACAATAGCACTAATTGGTACAGCAACAGAGCTTTCTCTTTTGTCTGTAATTACGTCTACCGTTGCTGTCATGCCTGGTCTAAAGGGAGAATACGCTTCTGGTTTTCCTTCTGTCAAGTCAGCATAAGATTCTTCAATAATCCTAACTTTTACCTTAAAATTAGTCACTTGGTCAGCAGCTAGAGTACCAGCAGCAGAATTAGCTATCTCTGTCACAATACCTTTGAATTCTTTCTTCAAATAAGCATCAACTTCTACAATGGTTGTGTCTCCGATGTTTACTTTAACGATATCATTTTCATTAACATCGACTTCGACCTCCATATTATTAAGGTTTGCTACACGCAAAATCTCAGTACCTGCCATTTGCTGTGTCCCTACAACGCGCTCTCCTAACTCTACATTAAGTAAAGATATAGTACCACTCATAGGTGCGTAAATAGTTGTTCTGCTCAAGTTATCCCTTGCTTCATTAACTGACGCACCTGCACTTTGAACTCCGAAGTATGCAGAGCTTTTTCCTGCTTGCGCAGTTTCATAAGTTGCGATAGCTCTATCCCAGTCTGCTCTAGAAATTACACCTTTATCAAATAAAGCTTTACTTCTGTCGTAATCAGCTTTTGCTTGTTTTAACGTTGCTTCTGCTTGCTCTAAACCAGCTTTTACGTTTTGGTAAGATGCTTGGGTTCTGCTCAAGGCAGATTGAATTAAATCTGGATTCACCCTTACCAAAAGATCTCCCTTTTTAACTTGTTGACCTTCTTTAAAAGGTAATTCCAAAATTTCTCCAGAAACTTCACTTGAAATTTTAACCTCAACTTCTGGCTGGATTTTTCCTGTTGCAGAAACGGTCTCTATTACTTCTTTTAGCTCAACATCCTGCGTGTTAACTTGTTTGAAATTTCCTTTTTTTCCAAACATTCCCGAAGACTTTCCTACTACTAGTAATAGTAGTAAAACACCTACAACTGCTAAGATTATTTTTAATTTTTTACTCATCTCTAAAATTTTAATTCTGTGGCTGGTATTCCGAAAAACAACTCTAGTACTTTAAGTCTAAAAATGTAATCGTATTTAGTTCTATTTAAGTTAATTTTTGAATTATCGTATCTTAATTTTGCTTGACTAAAATCAAAAGCATTGGTTAAACCTTCATCATATCTCGCTTTTGCATATTCGTAAGCTAATTCCTGAGATTCTAAAGCTGTTTCAGCAGCTTCATAAGCTTTTAAAGTTCCTTTTGCATCAACATAAGCTTGATATACATTTGACTCTAAATCTAGCTCTGCTTGCTCTAATTGAAACTTACTTCGCTCTAAATTAATTTTATTTCTTTTTACACTGGCTCTAGTATTAAATCCATTAAATATTGGAACATTTAAACTAAATCCGTAACCTATACCGTCATTTTCATATAACTGGTCTATAAAAGGATCGGCACTAACCTCTATCGTATTAGTGTTAGGAAATTGACTGACTACTGCCTGCCCAGTCCCTTGAACTACACCTATCTGCTGAGTTATTGTTGGATTATTAGCATCGACTACCTGTGAAAAATTTGGAGAGTTGGCATAACGTGTATTATAACCAAAAAATGCTGTAAGAGTAGGTAAATAAGCACCTCTTGAAATCTGTAAATCCTTGTTAGCTAACTCAACATTTTGCTCTGCAATCCTAATCTCTGAACGATTTTCTTTAGCATTCTGAATTATTTCTTCAACTGATTTATCTTCAATTGAATTAACTATTCCGTAGCCCTCATCTTCAATATCAAAATTCTCATAATCCTTAACTAATAGTACTTGCGCTAAGCTAATTAGTGATATTCTAATTTGATTTTCGGCATTTACAATAGACTGTTGCTCGCCAGCATCAGTAGCTTTAATCTCTAACAAATCTCCTTGAGGTAATGTTCCAACTTCTACAAGTTGTTCTGTTTGTTTTATTTGTTGTTTTGTAACCTCATTTTGCGAAACTAAAACTTCTAGATTCGCTTTATTTAAAAGAACTGTCAAATAGCTATTGGCTACCAATAAAGATATATCGTCTTTCATACGAGATAATCTATATTGACTAGCTAGATTAGAAATTTTTGCTCGCTGTGCTTGTCTTATATTTCTTAGTCCATTAAAAACAGTATAGCCAATGTTAATATTACCTGAGGCTGATAGAAATGTTGTGGTTTGAGCATTGTTCGTTATTGGATTAAAACTTAAACCTGTATTCTCGCTAACACCAGCGCCGGCACTAAAAGTAGGTAAAAAATTACCTAATGCAGTTAGAGCTTCGATATCAGTAGCTTCTAAATCTAATTCGCTTTGCTTTACAGAAATATTATTTTCTAAGGCATACTCGACACATTCCTTGAGTGTCCATTTTTTTTGTGCAGTTGCAGATACTCCTAAAAGTAATACCGCTATGATAATGATTGATTTTTTCATGATTATGCTATATGTCTAAGTAATTGTTAAAGTGTTACAAAAAACAGAATTAATTTCTGCCTGCGTATTTTGGTGGTCCTTGTAACTGATTCCAAACTTTTATTTTATCGGTCTCTGAAATACCGCTTTTGACTTCTACAAAGATTCCGTTACTAATCCCTAACTCGACTTCTCTTCTTTCATAATCTTGATCTCCAACTTCGATTTCTACAAAAGGTTTCTTAGTTTTTGTATCGTACTGTACTAAAGCCTCTTTAATAGCTAAAACATTTTCTGCTTTTTCTAAAATAATTGAAGCATTAGCACTTAATCCCGCTCTAATAAATGTTTGTGTCGAGTCTAATTCTTTTAGCGATCCTTCAATTTCAAATTGAATTGCACCATTTTCAGCAATACCTTTAGGAGCTATGTAGTCTAAAACAGCATCAAACTTTTTGTTTTCAATAGCACCGACAGTAATTTCTAGAGGTAGACCTTCTTTAATTTTACCAACTTCACTTTCATCTACTTTACCTTCAAAAATCATCTTAGATATATCAGCCAAAGATGCAATTGATGTTCCTTCGTTGAAGTTATTAGCTTCAATAACCTGATTTCCTTCTTTTACAGGCACATCCAAGACCATACCTGAAACTGTTGCTCTTACTTGTGTTTGAGCAATATT
This DNA window, taken from Winogradskyella sp. PC-19, encodes the following:
- a CDS encoding mechanosensitive ion channel family protein → MNTQDWIDKIYNLTLEFGPKLIGAFLIWIIGGFIIKLLMKGAHKAMTKSNYDDSLKKFLSNLIGWALKILLIVVILSTVGIETTSFAAILAAAGLAVGMALQGSLGNFAGGVLIMIFKPFKIGDLIEVQGQIGVVKEIEIFTTKLTGLSNREIILPNGNLSNDTIINFTTEGTRRVDLVFGIGYDEDIKKAKEVFISVLKAHPKVLTSIEPTVDVIELADSSVNFAVRPWCNTEDYWRVYFDITEQTKIALDEAGIDIPYPHAVEIQKEG
- the tsaB gene encoding tRNA (adenosine(37)-N6)-threonylcarbamoyltransferase complex dimerization subunit type 1 TsaB; translated protein: MALILNIETSTTNCSVSLSKDEEILVLKEDNNAGYSHAEKLHLFVMDVINTSGISKNNLDAISISKGPGSYTGLRIGVSTAKGLCYALDKPLISISTLEALAHQVDIDEGYIVPMLDARRMEVYSAIYNSDYKIKREIQAQIIDATSFQSELENGKVNFIGNGVEKTKTIINHHNAIFIDGKLPSASTMAKLANSNYKKSDFENVAYFEPYYLKDFVALKPKKT
- a CDS encoding efflux RND transporter periplasmic adaptor subunit; the encoded protein is MSKKLKIILAVVGVLLLLLVVGKSSGMFGKKGNFKQVNTQDVELKEVIETVSATGKIQPEVEVKISSEVSGEILELPFKEGQQVKKGDLLVRVNPDLIQSALSRTQASYQNVKAGLEQAEATLKQAKADYDRSKALFDKGVISRADWDRAIATYETAQAGKSSAYFGVQSAGASVNEARDNLSRTTIYAPMSGTISLLNVELGERVVGTQQMAGTEILRVANLNNMEVEVDVNENDIVKVNIGDTTIVEVDAYLKKEFKGIVTEIANSAAGTLAADQVTNFKVKVRIIEESYADLTEGKPEAYSPFRPGMTATVDVITDKRESSVAVPISAIVIKTDTSSAKKTYGKKIETDVPSSKEEEKFECVFVNENGVAKLRVVKTGIQDDTNIEIISGLKEGDKIITGPYNMVSKTLKPGDKIEEKNKKTTTEEEKSED
- a CDS encoding TolC family protein; this translates as MKKSIIIIAVLLLGVSATAQKKWTLKECVEYALENNISVKQSELDLEATDIEALTALGNFLPTFSAGAGVSENTGLSFNPITNNAQTTTFLSASGNINIGYTVFNGLRNIRQAQRAKISNLASQYRLSRMKDDISLLVANSYLTVLLNKANLEVLVSQNEVTKQQIKQTEQLVEVGTLPQGDLLEIKATDAGEQQSIVNAENQIRISLISLAQVLLVKDYENFDIEDEGYGIVNSIEDKSVEEIIQNAKENRSEIRIAEQNVELANKDLQISRGAYLPTLTAFFGYNTRYANSPNFSQVVDANNPTITQQIGVVQGTGQAVVSQFPNTNTIEVSADPFIDQLYENDGIGYGFSLNVPIFNGFNTRASVKRNKINLERSKFQLEQAELDLESNVYQAYVDAKGTLKAYEAAETALESQELAYEYAKARYDEGLTNAFDFSQAKLRYDNSKINLNRTKYDYIFRLKVLELFFGIPATELKF
- a CDS encoding efflux RND transporter periplasmic adaptor subunit is translated as MKRTTTVIVLVVIVLAFAASLYYLWDKNQENPVTYTTQTASKETIIVNTVATGSIVPEEEILIKPNISGVIEEVYVEAGEFVKQGDLIAKIRVIPNVSSLTSSKNNIASNRNSLQTAEINFKTQKSLYDRQKQLFDKGVISANDFDQVNNTYLQAKQRVDQAKIDLQQSRQNYDIIKTGTTSGLGNIAQTQVRATVSGMVLDVPVKEGNQVIEANNFNEGTSIASLADISKMIFEGKVDESEVGKIKEGLPLEITVGAIENKKFDAVLDYIAPKGIAENGAIQFEIEGSLKELDSTQTFIRAGLSANASIILEKAENVLAIKEALVQYDTKTKKPFVEIEVGDQDYERREVELGISNGIFVEVKSGISETDKIKVWNQLQGPPKYAGRN